The genomic window GCCGCAGGCTCCTGGCCAAGGCGCCCGGTCAACATCCGCAGCAGCTCGAACGCGAGCTGACCCCCGGGAGCCTCGTCCTTCTTGGAACGAAATGGCGCGCTCGCGTGCCAGCGCAACTTCGCGCTCAGGCTCGCCAACTCGCCATCGAGGCTGGCGAGCAGCGCGACCACTTCGTCGAGGATGCGCGATTGCTCGCTCGCGACCGCGCTCCTGAGCGAGCCGAGCGCGGCGATCGCGCCTTCGATCTGCTTGCGTCGGTCCGCTGCCATGTCGACAGCAAGTAGCAGAATCGATCTTGTGGTTTCAAGCGGTCGCGCGCACAGATGACATCATTTCTGCATTCGCCATCAATGAAGCCAGATCGCGAAGCGTGATCTCGACGGCGTTGCCGTCCGCGGCATGCGCGATCGGAAACGTCCCTTCATCGAGACGTTTCACCAGCATGCAATAACCGCGCTGGTCGTAGAACAGAATCTTGAGCTGATCACCGCGCCTGCCACGGAACACGTACAGGTCACCGCACTG from Vicinamibacterales bacterium includes these protein-coding regions:
- the tnpB gene encoding IS66 family insertion sequence element accessory protein TnpB (TnpB, as the term is used for proteins encoded by IS66 family insertion elements, is considered an accessory protein, since TnpC, encoded by a neighboring gene, is a DDE family transposase.), with the translated sequence MIGLNGKVRIFLYAGTCDMRRQIAGLVTMVREELGRDPQCGDLYVFRGRRGDQLKILFYDQRGYCMLVKRLDEGTFPIAHAADGNAVEITLRDLASLMANAEMMSSVRATA